In Amia ocellicauda isolate fAmiCal2 chromosome 5, fAmiCal2.hap1, whole genome shotgun sequence, a genomic segment contains:
- the LOC136749900 gene encoding inactive tyrosine-protein kinase 7 isoform X2, with product MAEKDNQRKVTTMKSVRVSVLIFIWANLCTKCLQEGVSLVSDPQFAVLFENEKLTLRCNVVKGTHLSYEWFFNSQPIVNSTAHRFINNMMIIEQVNSHQSGSYFCLAKNHMNGTLQFSNSSLPIQVTVRVPVQGQITLESQKIHNEHWIIERIILNCSVERGSHPRYSWYLNGSQLQEQGRCLVLSSIHPKNTGFYHCEVSDSFNDTNTIKASPYFIDMKEFNYISIEVIALVFVCYLFLTLLLTGCCIWGFLYRRSQNDRQTCKKTEEIELNNEPQELLEEEPEMYMDVGKPKEMTKL from the exons ATGGCTGAGAAAGACAACCAGCGGAAAGTGACAACGATGAAGAGTGTGAGGGTTTCTGTGCTGATTTTCA tttggGCTAATCTCTGCACCAAATGTT TGCAGGAAGGAGTGAGTCTTGTGTCTGACCCTCAATTCGCTGTCctctttgaaaatgaaaagctgACCCTGCGTTGTAACGTCGTGAAAGGCACCCATCTCTCTTATGAGTGGTTCTTCAATTCACAACCAATTGTGAACTCCACAGCTCAcaggttcatcaataacatgaTGATTATTGAACAGGTCAACAGCCATCAATCTGGGAGCTACTTCTGTTTGGCAAAAAATCACATGAACGGAACACTTCAGTTTAGCAACTCAAGCCTCCCTATCCAGGTCACAGTCAGAG TTCCAGTGCAGGGTCAAATTACACTGGAGTCTCAAAAGATACATAATGAACATTGGATTATTGAAAGGATAATACTCAActgctctgtggagagaggatcCCACCCCAGGTATTCCTGGTATTTAAATGGCTCCCAATTACAGGAGCAAGGCAGATGTCTCGTCCTGTCCTCTATTCACCCAAAGAACACGGGCTTCTATCATTGCGAGGTCAGCGACAGTTTTAACGACACAAACACAATAAAGGCTTCACCTTATTTTATTGACATGAAAG AATTTAACTACATTTCCATTGAAGTGATTGCTTTAGTGTTTGTCTGCTACCTCTTCCTGACGTTGTTGCTGACTGGATGCTGTATCTGGGGGTTTCTATACA GGAGATCACAGAATGACAGGCAGACCTG TAAGAAGACAGAGGAGATAGAGCTGAACAATGAGCCACAGGAGCTG CTCGAAGAAGAGCCTGAAATGTACATGGATGTTGGGAAACCAAAGGAAATGACCAAACTGTGA
- the LOC136749900 gene encoding inactive tyrosine-protein kinase 7 isoform X1, producing MAEKDNQRKVTTMKSVRVSVLIFIWANLCTKCLQEGVSLVSDPQFAVLFENEKLTLRCNVVKGTHLSYEWFFNSQPIVNSTAHRFINNMMIIEQVNSHQSGSYFCLAKNHMNGTLQFSNSSLPIQVTVRVPVQGQITLESQKIHNEHWIIERIILNCSVERGSHPRYSWYLNGSQLQEQGRCLVLSSIHPKNTGFYHCEVSDSFNDTNTIKASPYFIDMKEFNYISIEVIALVFVCYLFLTLLLTGCCIWGFLYRRSQNDRQTCSKKTEEIELNNEPQELLEEEPEMYMDVGKPKEMTKL from the exons ATGGCTGAGAAAGACAACCAGCGGAAAGTGACAACGATGAAGAGTGTGAGGGTTTCTGTGCTGATTTTCA tttggGCTAATCTCTGCACCAAATGTT TGCAGGAAGGAGTGAGTCTTGTGTCTGACCCTCAATTCGCTGTCctctttgaaaatgaaaagctgACCCTGCGTTGTAACGTCGTGAAAGGCACCCATCTCTCTTATGAGTGGTTCTTCAATTCACAACCAATTGTGAACTCCACAGCTCAcaggttcatcaataacatgaTGATTATTGAACAGGTCAACAGCCATCAATCTGGGAGCTACTTCTGTTTGGCAAAAAATCACATGAACGGAACACTTCAGTTTAGCAACTCAAGCCTCCCTATCCAGGTCACAGTCAGAG TTCCAGTGCAGGGTCAAATTACACTGGAGTCTCAAAAGATACATAATGAACATTGGATTATTGAAAGGATAATACTCAActgctctgtggagagaggatcCCACCCCAGGTATTCCTGGTATTTAAATGGCTCCCAATTACAGGAGCAAGGCAGATGTCTCGTCCTGTCCTCTATTCACCCAAAGAACACGGGCTTCTATCATTGCGAGGTCAGCGACAGTTTTAACGACACAAACACAATAAAGGCTTCACCTTATTTTATTGACATGAAAG AATTTAACTACATTTCCATTGAAGTGATTGCTTTAGTGTTTGTCTGCTACCTCTTCCTGACGTTGTTGCTGACTGGATGCTGTATCTGGGGGTTTCTATACA GGAGATCACAGAATGACAGGCAGACCTG CAGTAAGAAGACAGAGGAGATAGAGCTGAACAATGAGCCACAGGAGCTG CTCGAAGAAGAGCCTGAAATGTACATGGATGTTGGGAAACCAAAGGAAATGACCAAACTGTGA
- the LOC136749900 gene encoding inactive tyrosine-protein kinase 7 isoform X3 codes for MAEKDNQRKVTTMKSVRVSVLIFIWANLCTKCLQEGVSLVSDPQFAVLFENEKLTLRCNVVKGTHLSYEWFFNSQPIVNSTAHRFINNMMIIEQVNSHQSGSYFCLAKNHMNGTLQFSNSSLPIQVTVRVPVQGQITLESQKIHNEHWIIERIILNCSVERGSHPRYSWYLNGSQLQEQGRCLVLSSIHPKNTGFYHCEVSDSFNDTNTIKASPYFIDMKEFNYISIEVIALVFVCYLFLTLLLTGCCIWGFLYTVRRQRR; via the exons ATGGCTGAGAAAGACAACCAGCGGAAAGTGACAACGATGAAGAGTGTGAGGGTTTCTGTGCTGATTTTCA tttggGCTAATCTCTGCACCAAATGTT TGCAGGAAGGAGTGAGTCTTGTGTCTGACCCTCAATTCGCTGTCctctttgaaaatgaaaagctgACCCTGCGTTGTAACGTCGTGAAAGGCACCCATCTCTCTTATGAGTGGTTCTTCAATTCACAACCAATTGTGAACTCCACAGCTCAcaggttcatcaataacatgaTGATTATTGAACAGGTCAACAGCCATCAATCTGGGAGCTACTTCTGTTTGGCAAAAAATCACATGAACGGAACACTTCAGTTTAGCAACTCAAGCCTCCCTATCCAGGTCACAGTCAGAG TTCCAGTGCAGGGTCAAATTACACTGGAGTCTCAAAAGATACATAATGAACATTGGATTATTGAAAGGATAATACTCAActgctctgtggagagaggatcCCACCCCAGGTATTCCTGGTATTTAAATGGCTCCCAATTACAGGAGCAAGGCAGATGTCTCGTCCTGTCCTCTATTCACCCAAAGAACACGGGCTTCTATCATTGCGAGGTCAGCGACAGTTTTAACGACACAAACACAATAAAGGCTTCACCTTATTTTATTGACATGAAAG AATTTAACTACATTTCCATTGAAGTGATTGCTTTAGTGTTTGTCTGCTACCTCTTCCTGACGTTGTTGCTGACTGGATGCTGTATCTGGGGGTTTCTATACA CAGTAAGAAGACAGAGGAGATAG
- the tmc8 gene encoding transmembrane channel-like protein 7 isoform X2 produces the protein MELTPCGDVEFLRLVSDESTASALSEESCSYHQTDIFTQLPSSKSLRRRTGKREPVGVAEEAERQKEEGEEEEEEEESHWPIATREWDAKQPLRSLPLSMTEKRVTRDARQQQHSSINCWESWKRSQRTSRRRLQENLAEALWSLQLWRSTLHRIEGKFGSGVKSYFTFLRYLVYLNMMHCLITGGLLVVPVLLFGRGNETLFQRPEPCNTDDSFLDVFSGSGILGRSALFYGFYRRGTLDTACLNIPLFFLLNIFVILFVSLVFVVRRMVNSYKMKWMLADRYKVTTCYKMFCGWDFCIQDASSASLKQSSFLNDLKVDLEEEKFLQQVSRRTVKQWALIYVVRVVLNLVVLILLSGAFTFIYFATKVSQKPQEDKSWIFNLVLQYLPSITITLVNFLLPHMFRGIAKFEEYSLTVQVNITLCWENVFGQEMYKLMMFDFLACIGHTFLTGYTRKYLVEKCSWRLVQKIGKPQFLIPLNVLDIVYNQTVTWVGLFYTPLMPLLLVLKLIIMFYLKKFYLFSTCEPARRMFRPSSSSVLFHFMLLLGLLMSLTTLAIHFHRFQPSDVCGPFQGSLQVLNVVATCLNSLPTIAKNVLFYLMSEAFAIPLLLTEIILLTSYISLATANRKTMERLKDRLVLESFDKRYLVKNLSAVDKKKRKNQKGHTSAMSRADVPWKDHIDPLELQPGLSRGVSVEMGVESNTSPPESCH, from the exons ATGGAGCTGACCCCCTGTGGGGACGTGGAGTTTTTGCGTCTGGTATCAG ATGAGAGCACCGCCTCGGCCTTGTCTGAGGAGTCCTGCAGCTACCACCAGACCGACATCTTCACCCAGCTCCCCAGCTCCAAGTCCCTGCGCCGCAGAACGGGCAAGAGGGAGCCTGTTGGGGTGGCTGaggaggcagagagacagaaggaggagggggaggaggaggaagaggaggaggagagccaTTGGCCCATCGCCACCAGAGAATGGGATGCCAAACAGCCTCTCCGATCACTCCCCCTCTCCATGACTGAGAAGAGAGTTACCAG GGATGcgcggcagcagcagcacagcagcATCAACTGCTGGGAGTCGTGGAAGCGCAGCCAGCGCACGTCGAGGCGGCGGCTGCAGGAGAACCTGGCGGAGGCGCTGTGGAGCCTGCAGCTGTGGAGGAGCACCCTGCACCGCATCGAGG GTAAATTTGGTTCAGGTGTGAagtcatattttacatttcttcgCTACTTGGTGTACCTGAACATGATGCACTGCCTCATCACTGGGGGGTTATTGGTGGTACCTGTTCTGCTGTTTGGAAGGGGAAATGAGACACTCTTCCAGAGACCAG AACCTTGCAATACAGATGACTCATTTCTGGATGTCTTTTCAGGGTCG GGTATTTTGGGGCGCTCTGCTCTCTTCTATGGATTCTACAGGAGGGGCACCCTGGACACTGCCTGCCTCAACATCCCTCTGTTCTTTCTGCTCAACATTTTTGTaattctgtttgtcagtctggtCTTTGTTGTGAGAAG GATGGTCAATAGCTACAAGATGAAATGGATGCTGGCAGACCGTTACAAGGTGACAACGTGCTACAAAATGTTCTGCGGCTGGGACTTCTGCATCCAGGATGCCAGCTCCGCCTCGCTCAAACAGAGCAGCTTCTTAAATGACCTGAAA GTGGatctggaggaggagaaatTTCTTCAGCAAGTGTCTCGTCGGACAGTAAAGCAGTGGGCTCTGATCTATGTTGTTCGTGTCGTCCTGAACTTGGTCGTCCTGATCCTGCTCTCTGGAGCATTCACCTTCATTTACTTTGCCACCAAGGTCTCCCAGAAACCCCAG GAAGATAAAAGCTGGATCTTCAACCTCGTGTTGCAGTACCTCCCATCGATCACCATcaccctcgtcaacttcctgCTGCCGCACATGTTCCGCGGTATCGCCAAGTTTGAGGAGTATTCCCTCACTGTCCAGGTCAACATCACCTTG TGCTGGGAAAATGTATTTGGCCAGGAGATGTACAAGCTGATGATGTTTGACTTTCTGGCTTGCATTGGGCACACTTTCCTCACTGGATACACAAGAAA GTACTTGGTGGAAAAGTGCTCGTGGCGCCTGGTGCAGAAGATTGGGAAGCCGCAGTTCCTCATCCCGCTGAACGTACTGGACATTGTGTACAATCAGACTGTCACCTGGGTAGGACTGTTCTACACTCCCCTGATGCCCCTTCTCCTCGTTCTCAAGCTGATCATCATGTTTTACCTCAAAAAG TTTTATCTCTTCAGTACATGTGAGCCAGCCAGGCGGATGTTTCGGCCATCCAGTTCCTCCGTGTTGTTCCACTTCATGCTGCTGTTGGGTCTCCTGATGTCTTTGACTACCTTGGCCATCCACTTCCACAG GTTCCAACCCTCCGATGTCTGTGGGCCATTCCAAGGCAGTCTCCAAGTCCTCAATGTGGTAGCCACGTGTCTGAACAGCCTACCCACAATTGCCAAAAATGTCCTTTTCTACCTCATGTCTGAGGCCTTTGCTATCCCCTTGCTGTTGACAGAGAT TATTCTCCTGACGTCCTACATATCTTTGGCCACAGCGAACCGTAAAACCATGGAGAGACTGAAGGACAGACTTGTGCTG GAAAGTTTCGATAAGAGATACCTGGTGAAAAACCTCTCTgctgtggacaaaaaaaagagaaagaaccAGAAGGGACATACCTCAGCAATGAGCAGGGCGGATGTTCCATGGAAGGACCATATTGACCCCTTGGAGTTACAGCCCGGTCTGAGCAGAGGGGTcagtgtggagatgggggtggaGAGCAATACATCCCCCCCTGAGTCGTGCCACTGA
- the tmc8 gene encoding transmembrane channel-like protein 7 isoform X1, which yields MELTPCGDVEFLRLVSDESTASALSEESCSYHQTDIFTQLPSSKSLRRRTGKREPVGVAEEAERQKEEGEEEEEEEESHWPIATREWDAKQPLRSLPLSMTEKRVTRDARQQQHSSINCWESWKRSQRTSRRRLQENLAEALWSLQLWRSTLHRIEGKFGSGVKSYFTFLRYLVYLNMMHCLITGGLLVVPVLLFGRGNETLFQRPEPCNTDDSFLDVFSGSGILGRSALFYGFYRRGTLDTACLNIPLFFLLNIFVILFVSLVFVVRRMVNSYKMKWMLADRYKVTTCYKMFCGWDFCIQDASSASLKQSSFLNDLKVDLEEEKFLQQVSRRTVKQWALIYVVRVVLNLVVLILLSGAFTFIYFATKVSQKPQEDKSWIFNLVLQYLPSITITLVNFLLPHMFRGIAKFEEYSLTVQVNITLVRSIFLKLASLGMFLFFLCQQILCIGKSKQCSKCERCWENVFGQEMYKLMMFDFLACIGHTFLTGYTRKYLVEKCSWRLVQKIGKPQFLIPLNVLDIVYNQTVTWVGLFYTPLMPLLLVLKLIIMFYLKKFYLFSTCEPARRMFRPSSSSVLFHFMLLLGLLMSLTTLAIHFHRFQPSDVCGPFQGSLQVLNVVATCLNSLPTIAKNVLFYLMSEAFAIPLLLTEIILLTSYISLATANRKTMERLKDRLVLESFDKRYLVKNLSAVDKKKRKNQKGHTSAMSRADVPWKDHIDPLELQPGLSRGVSVEMGVESNTSPPESCH from the exons ATGGAGCTGACCCCCTGTGGGGACGTGGAGTTTTTGCGTCTGGTATCAG ATGAGAGCACCGCCTCGGCCTTGTCTGAGGAGTCCTGCAGCTACCACCAGACCGACATCTTCACCCAGCTCCCCAGCTCCAAGTCCCTGCGCCGCAGAACGGGCAAGAGGGAGCCTGTTGGGGTGGCTGaggaggcagagagacagaaggaggagggggaggaggaggaagaggaggaggagagccaTTGGCCCATCGCCACCAGAGAATGGGATGCCAAACAGCCTCTCCGATCACTCCCCCTCTCCATGACTGAGAAGAGAGTTACCAG GGATGcgcggcagcagcagcacagcagcATCAACTGCTGGGAGTCGTGGAAGCGCAGCCAGCGCACGTCGAGGCGGCGGCTGCAGGAGAACCTGGCGGAGGCGCTGTGGAGCCTGCAGCTGTGGAGGAGCACCCTGCACCGCATCGAGG GTAAATTTGGTTCAGGTGTGAagtcatattttacatttcttcgCTACTTGGTGTACCTGAACATGATGCACTGCCTCATCACTGGGGGGTTATTGGTGGTACCTGTTCTGCTGTTTGGAAGGGGAAATGAGACACTCTTCCAGAGACCAG AACCTTGCAATACAGATGACTCATTTCTGGATGTCTTTTCAGGGTCG GGTATTTTGGGGCGCTCTGCTCTCTTCTATGGATTCTACAGGAGGGGCACCCTGGACACTGCCTGCCTCAACATCCCTCTGTTCTTTCTGCTCAACATTTTTGTaattctgtttgtcagtctggtCTTTGTTGTGAGAAG GATGGTCAATAGCTACAAGATGAAATGGATGCTGGCAGACCGTTACAAGGTGACAACGTGCTACAAAATGTTCTGCGGCTGGGACTTCTGCATCCAGGATGCCAGCTCCGCCTCGCTCAAACAGAGCAGCTTCTTAAATGACCTGAAA GTGGatctggaggaggagaaatTTCTTCAGCAAGTGTCTCGTCGGACAGTAAAGCAGTGGGCTCTGATCTATGTTGTTCGTGTCGTCCTGAACTTGGTCGTCCTGATCCTGCTCTCTGGAGCATTCACCTTCATTTACTTTGCCACCAAGGTCTCCCAGAAACCCCAG GAAGATAAAAGCTGGATCTTCAACCTCGTGTTGCAGTACCTCCCATCGATCACCATcaccctcgtcaacttcctgCTGCCGCACATGTTCCGCGGTATCGCCAAGTTTGAGGAGTATTCCCTCACTGTCCAGGTCAACATCACCTTGGTGAG gAGCATCTTCCTGAAGCTAGCCAGTCTTGGGATGTTCCTGTTCTTTCTCTGTCAGCAGATTCTATGCATAGGAAAATCCAAGCAATGTAGCAAATGTGaaagg TGCTGGGAAAATGTATTTGGCCAGGAGATGTACAAGCTGATGATGTTTGACTTTCTGGCTTGCATTGGGCACACTTTCCTCACTGGATACACAAGAAA GTACTTGGTGGAAAAGTGCTCGTGGCGCCTGGTGCAGAAGATTGGGAAGCCGCAGTTCCTCATCCCGCTGAACGTACTGGACATTGTGTACAATCAGACTGTCACCTGGGTAGGACTGTTCTACACTCCCCTGATGCCCCTTCTCCTCGTTCTCAAGCTGATCATCATGTTTTACCTCAAAAAG TTTTATCTCTTCAGTACATGTGAGCCAGCCAGGCGGATGTTTCGGCCATCCAGTTCCTCCGTGTTGTTCCACTTCATGCTGCTGTTGGGTCTCCTGATGTCTTTGACTACCTTGGCCATCCACTTCCACAG GTTCCAACCCTCCGATGTCTGTGGGCCATTCCAAGGCAGTCTCCAAGTCCTCAATGTGGTAGCCACGTGTCTGAACAGCCTACCCACAATTGCCAAAAATGTCCTTTTCTACCTCATGTCTGAGGCCTTTGCTATCCCCTTGCTGTTGACAGAGAT TATTCTCCTGACGTCCTACATATCTTTGGCCACAGCGAACCGTAAAACCATGGAGAGACTGAAGGACAGACTTGTGCTG GAAAGTTTCGATAAGAGATACCTGGTGAAAAACCTCTCTgctgtggacaaaaaaaagagaaagaaccAGAAGGGACATACCTCAGCAATGAGCAGGGCGGATGTTCCATGGAAGGACCATATTGACCCCTTGGAGTTACAGCCCGGTCTGAGCAGAGGGGTcagtgtggagatgggggtggaGAGCAATACATCCCCCCCTGAGTCGTGCCACTGA